The Streptomyces spinoverrucosus genomic interval CGCCGGATCCCCGCAGCCGCCGAGCAGCACGGCTCCGGCCAGCAGTACCCCGACCACTGACCGCCTGCCCATACGGCAACTCCCGCCCCACCACCGACAAGGCCACCCAGGCAAGCACAGCCCGACGGCCGGGGGAAGACACGCGTCGGACACGGAAGCCGTGACCGCACACGCGTCCGGTTTTGTCTTCCCGTGTTGGCGTGTTGGTCATACGGTGTCCCTACGGTGCCCGCCATGAGAAGACCTTCGATCTTGCTCAGCGCCGCCGTTCTGACCGTGGCGCTGGCCTCTCCCGCTGTGGCCGGAAACGGCTCCAGGGACAGCGACTTCGGTCGTGCCACGCTCACCGGATTCGCCTCCCTGCCGGCCGAGACGTTCGTGCCGGACAGCGAGCCGTCCGGCGCGCTCATCGGCGCCGGCCCGTTCAACGGCATCGCGGCACCCTTCGCCGACCAGCCCGTCCAGGGCTTCAGCGGCATCGTCAACCGCCACGACGGCACCTTCGACGTGCTGTCCGACAACGGGTACGGCAACAAGGCCAACAGCGCCGACTACCTGCTTCGCGTCCACCGCATCAAGCCGGACGTGCGGACCGGCAAGGTCCGGGTGCTCGGCGGATTCAACCTGAGCGACCCCTACCGCAAGGTGCCGTTCGCGCTCACCCGCGCCGACCGGATGCTGACCGGCGCCGACTTCGACGTCGAGTCGATCGTGCGGGTCGCCGACGGCACGTACTGGATGGGCGACGAGTTCGGCCCGTTCCTGCTGCACTTCGACGCCAGGGGACAGCTCCTGGAGGCCCCCATCGCGCTGGACGGCGTACAGGCGCCGGAGAACCCCTACCTCGACGGGGCCCAGCCGACCATCGGCGGCAGCAAGGGCTTCGAGGGCCTGGTCCGCTCCGTCGACGGCCGCCGCCTCTACCCGCTGCTGGAAGGCACCGTCACCGGTGACACGCCGGGCGACCTGCGGTTCAGCGAGTTCGACCTGCGGGGGCGGGCCTACACTGGCAAGCGGTTCGTCTACCGCCTGGAGTCGACCGCGAACGCCATCGGCGACGCCATCGCCGTCGACCGGCACCGCTTCCTGGTCATCGAGCGCGACGGCGGCCAGGGCGACGACGCGAAGTTCAAGCGGATCTACCTCGCCGACACCCGCGACCGCGACGACGACGGCGTGATGGACAAGACGCTGGTCGCCGACCTGCTGGACATCGCCAACCCCAAGGGCCTCGGCGGCTTCGGCGAGACCTTCCGCTTCCCGTTCACCACGATCGAGGACGTCGTCCTGCTCGACGACCGGACCCTGGCCGTGCTGAACGACAACAACTTCCCGTTCTCGTCCGGCCGTACGCCGGGCAAGGCCGACAACAACGAGTTCATCACCATCCGGCTGACGGACCGCCTGCACGCCGACCGGCGCGCGTTGCGCTGACCCACGCCCGGCCCGGACCGGTCGCCCCGCGCGGCCGGTCTACCAGTCGTTCACCAGCACCGCCGCCCCGTCGAACCGCCCCGCCTTCAGATCCGCCAGCGCCCGGGCCGCCCCCGCCATCGGATACGGGTGCGTCGTCGCCCGTACGCCGTGCCGCGCGGCCAGCGCCAGGAACTCCCGCGCGTCCTCGCGCGTGTTGGAGGTGACGCTGCGCACCTCCTTCTCGTAGAACAGCTCGCTCGCGTAGCGCAGCGGCGGGACGTCGGTCAGATGGATACCGGCGATGGACAGCACCCCGCCCCGATCCAGCGCCCGCAGCGCCACCGGGACCAGCTCCCCGGCCGGGGCGAACAGGATCGCGCTGTCCAGCGGCTCCGGCGGCATCTCCAGCACGTCCCGCGCCGACGCCGCCCCCAGCTCCAGCGCCAGCCGCCGCGCCGCCGCACCCCGGGTCAGGACATGCACCCTGGCCCCCTCGGCGAGCGCGACCTGCGCACACAGATGGGCGCTGCCGCCGAAGCCGTACAGACCGAGCCGCCCGCCCGGCGGCAGCGAAGCCCGCTTCAGGGCCCGGTAGCCGATGATCCCGGCGCACAGCAGCGGCGCCACCGCAACGTCGTCGAGACCGGCCGGCAGCCGGTGCGCGAACGCCGCCGGTACGGTCGTGTACTCGGCGTATCCGCCGTCGGCGTCCCAGCCCGTGTACCGCGATGCCGGGCACAGGTTCTCGGCGCCGCGCGCGCAGTAGGCGCAGCTGCCGTCGGTGCGGCGCAGCCAGGCCACGCCCACCCGTTCGCCGGCCACGAAGCCGCGCACCGCCGCCCCGAACCCGGCCACCACGCCCACCACCTCGTGCCCCGGCGTGACCCCGACCCGGTGCACGGGCAGGTCCCCCTCGGCGACATGCAGGTCGGTACGGCACACCCCGCACGCCCGCACCCGCACCAGCAACTCGTCCTCGCCGGGCACCGGCACCGGCTTGTCCACCAGCCGCAGCCCGCCCGCCTCCACCAACCCCGGCGTCGCCACCGACCACGCCCGCATCGTCCCGTCCGGCACCGCCATGGCGCGCCCCGCTTTCCCCGACGAGCCCTCGCGTCCGCCGTATCCGACCCCGTGCGCCCGGATCCCCTTCCAGTCTGGGTCGCAACCGCGCGTTCGGCGCGCGGGCGGCCTTCCGGATGACTAGCGTGAGGAATCGGACAACCCCACCGATCGGGAAGGGCCGCGGCCATGGCTGTGCAACCAGAGGGAACCCCCATTTGGGCCGACGCGATGTTCGGCGACGTCGAGGGGGCCAAGACGTTCTACGGCGACGTCCTCGGTTGGACCTTCGGCGAGGCGTCGTCGGAGTTCGGCAACTACACCCAGGCCTACTCGAGCGGCAAGGCGGTCGCCGCCGTCGTACCGCCGATGCCCGGTCAGGAGGGCCAGTCGCAGTGGTGTCTGTACTTCGCGTCCCGGGACGCGGCCGCCACCGCCGTGAGGATCCGCGAGAACGGCGGCCAGGTGCTGATGGAGCCGATGGAGGTCGGCGACTTCGGCAGCATGTGCCTGGCCAGCGACCCGAGCGGGGTCGTCTTCGGCGTCTGGCAGCCCGGCACCCACCGGGGGTTCGAGGCGCCCATGGACCAGCCGGGCGCCTACTGCTGGGCCGAGGTCTTCACCCGCGAGCCCGAGAAGTCGGACACCTTCTTCTCCGCCGTGTTCCCGTACACGGCACAGCAGATGGAGGACGACGACATCGACTTCCGGATCTTCAACCTGGAGGGCAATCCCGTCCTGGGCCGGATGAAGATGACCGACGAGTTCCCGCCCGACGTGCCGCACTACATCAACGTCTACTTCAGCGTCGCCAACTGCGACGACGCCGTCGCGCGTGCCACCAAGCTGGGCGGCGTGCTGCGGTTCGGGCCTATGGACAGCCCCTTCGGGCGGTTCGCCGCGATCAGCGACCCGCAGGGCGCGAACTTCTCGGTGATCGACACCACGACCACCGTGGGCGAGATGCCGAGCCTGAGCGACGTGTCCTGACCGGCCGAGGCCGGTGATCGACCGGCTCCGCGATCAGGGGCCCGGCCCGTTCATGGCATGATCGGACACATGCGTGAACGTGTGGTGGCCGCGTGCGACGGGGCTTCGAAGGGAAACCCCGGACCGGCGGGCTGGGCCTGGGTCGTCGCCGACGAGGGCGAGACCCCCACCCGGTGGGAGGCCGGCCCGCTGGGCACGGCCACCAACAACGTCGCCGAACTCACCGCCCTGGAGCGACTGTTGGCGGCGACGGACCCGGGCGTGCCGCTGGAGATCCGGATGGACTCGCAGTACGCCATCAAGGCCGTCACCACCTGGTTGCCCGGCTGGAAGCGCAACGGCTGGAAGACCTCCGCCGGCAAGCCGGTCGCCAACCAGGACCTGGTCGTGCGCATCGACGAGCTGCTCGACGGCCGCACCGTCGAGTTCCGCTACGTCCCCGCCCACCAGGTCGACGGCGACCCGCTGAACGACTTCGCCGACCGCGCCGCCAGCCAGGCCGCCTTCGTCCAGCAGTCCGCGGGCAGCGACCTCGGCTCACCGGAGCCGCCGCCCGCCCCGGACACCCCGCCGACCGCCCCGCGCCGCAGGGCGGCCACGGCCAAACCGGCCCGGAAGGGCGGCGGGTCCGCCCGCACGATCAAGGCGAAGTTCCCCGGCCGTTGCGTGTGCGGCCGCCCCTACGCGGCCGGCGACCCTATCGCCAAGAACGCCCAGGGCTGGGGTCACCCGGAGTGTCGAACCGTCGACTCCAAGTGATCCACTCCGAGTGATCGACTCCGGGCGAGGCTGAGGCCCGCCGCAGAGCGCGAGCTTCCGCCGAGCCGTCGGCCCGGAACGCCGCAATGCGCGGCTCCCGTGCGGGAGTCGCGCATCGCGTGGTGATCGCTGCGACTGTCAGTGGCCGCCGCCACCGCCGCCGCCACCGTGGCCGCCACCACCGTTGCCGTGGCCGCCGCCACCGTTGCCGTGGCCGCCGCCACCGTTGCCGTGGCCGCCATTGCCGTGGCCATTGCCGTGGCCGTTGCCGTGGCCGTTGCCGCCCCAACCGTCGTGGCCGTTGTCATGACCGTTGTCATGACCGTTGTCGTAGTCCTTGTCGTAACCGTTGCCCCAACCGTCGTGGTCGTCGTCGTCATCGCGGTCGTGGTGGCCGCGGTAGTCGCTGTTGCTGTAACTCTTGTCGTGGCCGGTCGGGACACCGGCCGAGGCCGTGCCCGCTGTGCCGATCGCCGCACCTCCCGCCATCAGAACGGTGGTCGCAGACGCGGCGATGAGACGCCTCGCGCGAAGTGATCGCATGGCAATACCTATCCTTCCATCGTCTCGCGCGATTTCCCCCGCACGAGATGGATGGCCGCAGCCGCAGCTGGTGAGAGTGCGGCGCGGTCTTGGGCGTCGCCGCAAGAATTGAGAAGCACCTCTCGGCCGCCGACGCCACTTGTCAGCCGCGTTGTGTCACGCGGGCGAGTACGGTCGCGGTCCTCGCTGTGCAGGAACCTTGCCGGCCGGGGCGTGCCCCGGTTTGCGGCTTTCATCACTAGACGTTAGTCCCGCAGGCCTGACGCGGCATCTTGAAACAGGCTGATTTCAGAAATTGTTGAAATTGACTGCATACCCGTACAAGTCCCTGTATCAGGCTGCATTTACCGGCCTGACGGCATGTCGGACGAGGTGGCGAGTCGGCCTCGCCGTCCGGGTCGGACGGTCCGAGTGCGGTCAGTGCCCGAAGTGGCACAAAGGGTGGTTCCTCATGCCGCTGCCGCCCCGGGGACGAGTCCCTGAGGCGGCAGCGGATGGTGGGGTCGGTGCTTCAGCGGGCGGTGCCGAAGTCCTGTGTCCAGTAGTTGCCGGGCTGTGCCAGGCCGACACCTATTTCCTTGAAGGCGCAGTTCAGAATGTTGCGCTTGTGGCCGGGGCTGGACATCCAGCCAGCCATGACCTGCTCGGGGGTGCGGTATCCGTAGGCGACGTTCTCGCCGTACGTCCGCCACTGGTACCCGGCCTTCGTGATCCGCTGGCCCGGGTTCGAACCGTCGGAGCCCGTGTGGGACATGTTCCGGTGGCTCGCCATGTCGGCGCTGTGGTCCTGGGCGGCTGCCGTGAGCTTGGCGTTCAGCTTCACGGGGGAGCAACCGGCCTTGCCGCGCTCACTGTTCACCAGGTCCACGACGCGCTTCGTGGCGCTGGACGCCGAGGCTGACGGGGCGGAGGTGCCCGGTGAGGTGGCGGCGGGCGCGTCGGAGGTGCCCGGTGAGGTGGCGGCGGGCGCGCCGCTGTCAGGGGCTGCCGGCGAGTTCGGCACGGTGGTGCCCGGTGGAACGGTGGTCTGCTGCGAATCGGACGCGTTCATCCAGTTCTGCCACTGGCCGTAGGGCCGGGCGGCCTCGGTGGCCTCGGCGCCGTCGTCGTTCAGACAGGCCATGGCGGCGGACGGTACTGCCAGCGCAGTGAGGGCGACGGCGGCGACGGCTATGTGCCGATGGCGCGTCTTCCTGCGGTGCTTCCTCATGGGACCTCGCTCGGTCGTAGCGGGTCGCCTCCGGGGTCGGCACAGCATGGACGCCGTGCCTGACCTGCGGTGACGCATTCTGGGGTCGTCATTGTTAAAAGGGGCGTGAGTAGGGGGCAACGAGGACCACTACTACCCGGCCTCGTAGTCGCCGAAGGCCCTTGAAGCGGGCGCGTGGGTGTGCACACCCGGCTCGCCGGAATCGGGGCAACGCCTGACGCCCCGTCAATGGTTCGCGTGCGCCGGGTCAGTGGAGAGAAGGGCGCAAGTCGGTCGCATGCCGCCGGATCGGGCGCGTCGTTTGTCTGGTTCCAGGTGGCAATTCGGGCTTTATCGCCCAGGCGTCAAGTACTACCGAGCCACGTTGATGCCTCACAGGTGCGTGATGGATGTCACTGTGGGCCGCTGCAACCTTTTTCGACGGAGGTGTAGCCCGCACGGATGGAAGCGGCGCGCATATAAGCCGATTTACGGACATCTTGCTGGCATAGTGCGGCCATGATGATCACGACTGCCGGCCGCCGAGCCCCCCACCGGTTGCTCCGATGAAGGCGCCATCCACGCGCCCCCCGGAAGAACCGGCTGAGCAGCAGCGCCCCCGCCGCAGAGCGCGTGCCCTCGCTCTCGCCGCTGCCGCCGTCCTCACTGGCGCCGCTGTCCTCACCGGCACGTTGATCATCATGGACCCCCGGCCCACCGGACGCCTCGGTGCCCCCGCCTCCGGCCCGTCCGGCGCCGCTCCCGGCCCGGCCCCGTCCCCCGGCGCCCGGGGCATCGGCGACCCGTTGCTGCCGCTCGACGGCAACGGCGGCTACACGGTCCGCCGTTACGCGCTCGACTTCGACTGGCGCGCCCCGCGCACGCCCTTCGCCGCCCGCGCCACCATCAGCGCCACCGCCACGCAGCCGCTGTCCCGCTTCAACCTCGACTTCGCGGGCAACACCCTGCGCGAGGTCACCGTCGCAGGCGCCCCGGCGACCGCCGTACGCGACGGCGACGAACTCGTGGTCACCCCCGCGAAGCCGATCCCCCAGGGCAGAGCCTTCACCGTGCGGGTCTCCTACACCGCCGATCCGACCCAGCAGCGAGAGCGCGACGACGCGATCCAGACGTACGGCTGGGTGCCCACACCCGACGGGACCGTGGTCTGCGCGCAGCCCAACGGCGCCAAGATGATCTTCCCGGTGAACGACCACCCCAGCCTGCGGTCCCCGATCACCTTCCGCATCACCACGCCACCGGGCCTCAGCGCGGTGGCCAACGGCCGGCTCGTCGAACGCGTCCGGCGACCCGACGGACGGGTCCGGTGGACGTACGACTCCGAGCATCCGGTCGCGGCCCAGCTGATCCAGCTGGCCATCGGGAAGTTCACGTTCGTCGACGGCACCGGCCCGCGCGGGCTGCCCGTCCGTGACGTGGTCCCGGACGACCTGGTCACCGACACCGAGGCCCATCGCTCGCTCACCTCCGAGCACCTGACCTGGCTGGAACGCCGGCTCGGCCCGTACCCCTTCCGCCGCTACGGCGTACTGGTCGGGGACACCGACCTGCCGGTCGCGCTGGAGACGCAGTCACTGTCCGTGGTGCCCAGGGCCATCCTGCTGGGTGACCGGGTCCAGGCCGAGCGCGACCTCGTGCACGAGCTGACGCACCAGTGGGCCGGCAACAGCGTCGCCATCCGGCGGTGGTCCGACCTGTGGCTGAGCGAGGGGCATGCCCGCTTCTACGAGCGGCTCTACTCCGACGCGCACGGCGGCGTCGGCATCGAGGACGCGATGCGGGCGGCGTACGAGCAGCACGACCAGTGGCGGCACGACGACGGGGCGCCCGCCGAACCCACCGAGCCGACCCTGTTCAAGCGGATGCGGTACGACGGCTCGGCGCTGGTGCTCTACGCCCTGCGGGAGAAGGTCGGCGAGGAGACCTTCGACAGGATCGAGCGGTCCTGGGTGACGCGGTACCGGGGCCGGGTGGCCGGCACCCGGGACTTCGTCCGGCTCGCGTCCGAGGTGGCCGGTGAGGACCTGACGCCGTTTCTGACTCCGTGGCTGTACGGGGAGCGGACCCCGCCCATGCCGGGGCATCCCGACTGGGAGGTGGAGCCGGTCGAGGGCTGAGCCGGAACCGGAACATACCGGTCGGTAAGGGCAACCGAGGAGGACTCCCGCCCGGGCGGATGTACTGCCGCTGACCGGGTGGCCTGTGGCGGGCGGCTGGTCCAGCCCGGTGACGCTTGGCGCGACGTGGCGCTGCGGGCACGGAAGCGTACGAGGGGTGACGTGGAGGGCAGCTCTGCTGTCCTTGTTGCGCCGAGCATCGCCGGAGGCCCTTGCAATGACAGATCCCGCCGCCCCCCGTGTCCCCGATGCCGTACGCCGGCGCCGCCGCCGGGTCGTCTGCGTGACCGCGTCGCTGGCGCTCCAGGTCCCGCTGCTGGTCACACTGCTGAACGTGCCACCTGCCCAGAACGGCCCGGCGGCCGAGAGCAGCGCCGCTGACGAGCGGCGCCTGGAGGATGTCTTCACGGCCGCCGCGGCCGAGTACGGCGTACCGCGCAGCGTGCTCATGGGCGTGTCCTACCAGCAGTCCCGATGGGACTCCCATCGGGGGAAGCCGAGCGTCGTGGGCGGCTACGGGCCGATGCATCTCGTGGACGTGCCTTATGCCCAGGGGATGCTGCCCGGCGCGGGTACTCAGCCGCTCGCGGGTCCGCACACCTCGCCGCGCCAGGGGAACTCCCTGGGCACCCGCTCCGCGCAGCCGGCCGACCTGCAGCGCGCCGCCCGCCTCATCGGTGTCCCGGTCGAGCAGCTGCGAACCGACCCCGCCGCCAACGTGCGCGGCGGCGCGGCCCTCCTGGCGGCGACGCAACGGGAGCTCGGCAAGCCCCTCAGCGCCGACCCCGCCGACTGGTGGGAGGCGGTGGCGCGTTTCCCGGGCATGAGTGACACCGTGTCGGCGAACACGTACGCGAACGACGTCTTCAACGTGATCCGGCGTGGCGCCCACCGCACCACCGACGCGGGGCAGCACATCACCCTTCCCGCCAACCCCGGGGTGCGCGCCCAGCCGCGCGACTCCCTGCGGCCGAAGGACATCGAGTGTCCGCCGGAGCTGTCCTGCTCCTGGATCAGGGCCCCGTACGTGGAGATCGGCGACGGCGAGTACGGCAACTACGACCCGGCCGACCGGCCGAAGGACCAGAAGATCGAGTACATCGTCATCCACGACACCGAGGGGCCCCTGCCGTCCATGTTCCAGACGGTCCAGGACCCGAACGAGGTGTCGTGGCACTACTCGATCCGCTCCAGCGACGGCCACGTCACCCAGCACGTCAGGACGAAGGACGCGGCCCGGCACTCCGGCAGCCAGTACATCAACGCCCGCTCGATCGGCATCGAGCACGAAGGGATCCTCAGCCAGCCCGACACCTGGTACACCGAGCAGATGTACCAGGCCTCGGCCCGCCTGGTGCGCTACCTGGCCAAGAAGTACGACATCCCGCTCGACCGGCAGCACATCTTCGGCCACGACAACGTGCCGTCCCCGATGGGCGTGACCATTCCCCACATGCACGACGATCCCGGCCCCTTCTGGGACTGGGAGCACTACTTCGACCTGCTCGGCGCGCCGCTGCGCGGCACGGCCGGACGGCACAGCGAGATGGTGATGATGCTGCCCGACTACACCACTCACAAGCCGCTCTTCACCGGGTGCAGGACCAGCGGTGTGCCGTGCACGCCGCACGGCTCCAGCGCCGTCCGCCTGCACACCGAGCCGCGCGACGACGCCCCGCTGATCCAGGACCCGGGCCGCCGCCCGGAGGGCGATCCCTCCACGGAGGACGTCAACGACCTGGGGTCGAGAGTCTCCGCCGGCCAGGTCTTCGCGGTCGCCGGGCGCAGCGGCGACTGGACGGCGATCTGGTACCAGGGCAGCAAGGCGTGGTTCAAGAACCCCAAGGTCCGCCCGACGGCCGTCGGCACGACCGGCCGGATGGTGACCCCGAAGGAGGGCCTGAGCGAGATCGCGGTGTACGGGCGTGCCCTCCCCGAGTCGGACGCCTATCCGGACGACATTCCGGTGAAGGACGAGTCGCCGCTCCCGTACACCTTCCGCGCGGGCCAGCGCTATGTGACACAGGACCGGGTCGTCGGGTCCTTCGTCGACAAGTCGGGCACCGACGGCACCTTCCGGGTGGTGCAGGGCGACGACGAGTTCTACGAGATCCAGTTCGGCCACCGGCTCGCGTACGTCCGCGTCGACGACGTGGACGTGGTGGACGTGTCCACCACGGCGGGAACGCCGTCAGACTGATCCGCCGGACAGCACGCCTAGGCGTCGGTGTCGAACGTGTAGTGGGCGGTGTGGTCCAGCAGGTCCGCCGGAGCCATGTCGTTCCACGGCTTCATCGTCTCGTTCAGGTCCACCACGTTCGGCGTACCCGCCGCCGGGACATAGCCGGAGTCCGGGTGCCGGCGCCGCCACTCGGCCCACAGCTTGTCGATGAAGGCGTGGTGCAGCCAGAACACCGGGTCGTTGGGGGAGACCCCGGTGGCCATCTGGCCGCCGACCCAGACATGCACCCGGTTGTGCAGGTTGACCCCGCGCCAGCCCTCCAGATGGTTGCGGAAGCCCTCCGAGGCGCTGTTCCAGGGCGCCATGTCGTACGTCGCCATGGCGAGCACGGAGTCCACCTCGGCCCGCGTCGGCAGCTCCCGCGCCGCGCTGCCCAGCGACCGGCGCAGGAACGTCCGCCCGTCGACCCGCACGTTGATCGGCCAGTTGCCGCTCGCCTCGGAGAACGCCCCGTCCGACACCCGCCCGTCCCGAGCCCGCCCGTTGCCGCCGAGGAAGTCCGGACCCCACAGCGAGGACCGCACCGAGCGGTCGGCGGTCCAGTCCCAGTACGGCAGCGCCACCGACGCGTCCACCGACTGCAACGCCCGCTCGAACTCCAGCAGGAATCTGCGATGCCAGGGCAGGAAGGACGGTGAACGGTGCCCGGTGCGTTCGCCGTTGTCGGTGTCACCGAGGATGAAGGCGTTGTGCGTCGTGACGAACTCGTCGTAACGGCCGCTGCGCTTGAGCTCCAGGAGCGCGGCGACGAAACGCCGCTTCTCGTCGGTGGTCAGGCTCGCCTGGTTCTTGCGGACAGTCATGTGCGAAAGCTCCAAGTGTGGTGCGGGGAAGGTCAGTTGGCGGCGAAGGGGACGAGCTTGGCGCCCTGCAGCTCGTCGACCGCGGCACGCGCGGCGGCACGCGGCGTGGCCACCGGGTCGTAGTGGGTGACCACGCTGATCCAGGTGCCGTCGGCGTTGCGCATCACGTGCAGCTCCGCGCCGTCGACGAACACGGCGTATCCGCCGCCGTGATGCTGGTGACCGCCCCCGGTGACCGGGCGGCCCTGTATGCGGCGGCCCTTGTAGACCTCGTCGAACGGTGCGGGGGAGGCGTGACCGTGGTCGTGCCCGGCCGCGTCCGGCGTAGTGGCCGCGACGGATGCGGCGTTGGCGTCGGCCGCCGCGCCGGAGGCGACGACAGTGGCGGCGCCGGCGGTCGCGGCGAGGGCGGCCGCGGCGGTGAGCGCACGGCGACGGCTGAGTTCCGGCATGCGGACCTCCAGGTTCAGTGGACGCTGCTTTCGGCAGGTCGTTCGATTGACGACCTGGCATGCCTATCGGTCCGGTGGAGAGCGGGAGAAATCGCCCGTGCGCGGTTGGCTGCGATCCGGACAAGTGCCCACATGTCGTGCAAGGTTGAACCAGGATGATCTTGTCGACCTGGCAGCCGGGCGGACCCCGGAAGGGGGAATTCCTTCCTCTGGGAGCGATCTCTCCGGTGATCCTTCGCCGACCGCCGTGACCCCCGTGGCCTGGCTCACTCCCTGAAACTGACGCGATTTGAGAGGTCGGTTGCGGCGACCCCCGGCCTGCTACTCTGCGTGGCGAAATGATCGCTTGGAGTGATTCCTAGGGGTGTGCGTGAAGGTCGCCTGCGTCGGTGGCGGGCCCGCCGGCCTGTATCTCTCGATCCTGCTCAAGCGGCAGGACCCGTCCATCACATCACCGTCCACGAACGCAACCCGGAGGGCTCGACCTACGGCTGGGGCGTGACGTACTGGCGCGGACTGCTCGACCGACTCCACGAGCACGACCCCGAGTCGGCCCGCGCCCTCGACGCGCACTCCGTCCGCTGGAACGAGGGCGTCGCGCACGTCCGGGATCTGACCACCCGCCACCGCGGCGACCAGGGCTTCGGCATCGGCCGCCACCGGCTCCTGGAAATCCTCGCCGACCGTGCCCGCGCCCTCGGCGTCCGCGTGGAGTACGAGCACGAGATCGGCCCCGGCCGGCTGCCCGACGCCGAGCTCGTCGTGGCCGCCGACGGAGTCCACAGCGCCCTGCGCACCCGGCACGCCGACCACTTCGGCACGGAGTTCAGGGCGGGCCGGAACTTCTACATCTGGCTCGGCACCACCAAGGTCTTCGACTCCTTCACCTTCGCCTTCGTCGAGACCGAGCACGGCTGGATCTGGTGCTACGGCTACCCCTTCGACGGCGAGCGCAGTACCTGTGTCGTCGAGTGCGCCCCCGAGACCTGGACCGGCCTCGGCCTCGACCGCGCGGGCGAGGCCGACGGACTGACCCTGTTGGAGAAGCTCTTCGCCGTCGTCCTGGACGGTCAACGGCTGATCGGCCGCTCCTCGGCCCAGGGCAGCGCCCAATGGCTGAACTTCCGCACCCTCACCAACCGCACCTGGTACCGCGACAACCTCGTCCTCATCGGCGACGCCGCCCACACCACGCACTACTCCATCGGCGCCGGCACCACCCTCGCCCTGGAGGACGCCATCGCCCTGGCGGCCGCCCTTCGCGAGCACACGGCCCTCCCGCAGGCCCTCGCCCGCTACGAGCAGGAACGCAGGTCGGCCCTGCTGCCCACGCAGAGCGCCGCCCGCTACAGCGCCCAGTGGTACGAGAACCTGCCCCGCTACATCCACCTGCCCCCCGAGCGCATGTTCGCCCTGCTGGGCCAGCGCCACTCACCCCTGCTGCCGTATGTCCCGCCGCAGCTCTACTACCGGCTCGACCGCGCGGCCGGACAACTGGAGGGGCTGCGCCGGCTGAAGCGCTGGCTGGGCCCGAAACTCGCCCGCACGGCCCAGGGGCGCACACTGAAGTAACGTCGGCTCAGCCCAGCAACCGCCGTAGAAACGCGTTGCTGAACACATGGTGCGGGTCGAGCCGGTTCAGCGCGTCGGCCGCCCGCCCCCACACTCCGTCGCCGAACGAGGCGGGCACCGT includes:
- a CDS encoding N-acetylmuramoyl-L-alanine amidase, producing MTDPAAPRVPDAVRRRRRRVVCVTASLALQVPLLVTLLNVPPAQNGPAAESSAADERRLEDVFTAAAAEYGVPRSVLMGVSYQQSRWDSHRGKPSVVGGYGPMHLVDVPYAQGMLPGAGTQPLAGPHTSPRQGNSLGTRSAQPADLQRAARLIGVPVEQLRTDPAANVRGGAALLAATQRELGKPLSADPADWWEAVARFPGMSDTVSANTYANDVFNVIRRGAHRTTDAGQHITLPANPGVRAQPRDSLRPKDIECPPELSCSWIRAPYVEIGDGEYGNYDPADRPKDQKIEYIVIHDTEGPLPSMFQTVQDPNEVSWHYSIRSSDGHVTQHVRTKDAARHSGSQYINARSIGIEHEGILSQPDTWYTEQMYQASARLVRYLAKKYDIPLDRQHIFGHDNVPSPMGVTIPHMHDDPGPFWDWEHYFDLLGAPLRGTAGRHSEMVMMLPDYTTHKPLFTGCRTSGVPCTPHGSSAVRLHTEPRDDAPLIQDPGRRPEGDPSTEDVNDLGSRVSAGQVFAVAGRSGDWTAIWYQGSKAWFKNPKVRPTAVGTTGRMVTPKEGLSEIAVYGRALPESDAYPDDIPVKDESPLPYTFRAGQRYVTQDRVVGSFVDKSGTDGTFRVVQGDDEFYEIQFGHRLAYVRVDDVDVVDVSTTAGTPSD
- the melC2 gene encoding tyrosinase MelC2, translated to MTVRKNQASLTTDEKRRFVAALLELKRSGRYDEFVTTHNAFILGDTDNGERTGHRSPSFLPWHRRFLLEFERALQSVDASVALPYWDWTADRSVRSSLWGPDFLGGNGRARDGRVSDGAFSEASGNWPINVRVDGRTFLRRSLGSAARELPTRAEVDSVLAMATYDMAPWNSASEGFRNHLEGWRGVNLHNRVHVWVGGQMATGVSPNDPVFWLHHAFIDKLWAEWRRRHPDSGYVPAAGTPNVVDLNETMKPWNDMAPADLLDHTAHYTFDTDA
- the melC1 gene encoding apotyrosinase chaperone MelC1 encodes the protein MPELSRRRALTAAAALAATAGAATVVASGAAADANAASVAATTPDAAGHDHGHASPAPFDEVYKGRRIQGRPVTGGGHQHHGGGYAVFVDGAELHVMRNADGTWISVVTHYDPVATPRAAARAAVDELQGAKLVPFAAN